Proteins encoded together in one Vigna angularis cultivar LongXiaoDou No.4 chromosome 5, ASM1680809v1, whole genome shotgun sequence window:
- the LOC108340667 gene encoding exosome complex component RRP41-like, which translates to MAGKGGAAPATYSPSLTADKKKPPFFKEDWVRPDGRGFHQCRPAFFRTGAVNAASGSAYAEFGNTKVIVSVFGPRESKKAMMYSDIGRLNCNVSFTTFATPVRGQGSDHKEYSAMLNKALEGAIILESFPKTTVDVFALVLESSGSDLPVVISCASLALADAGIMMYDLVASVSVSSFSKNLVIDPILEEENCQDGSLTITCMPSRYEITQLTVTGEWSSPKINEGMQLCLDACAKLAKIMRSCLKEAASDSRE; encoded by the exons ATGGCCGGCAAAGGTGGAGCTGCTCCGGCGACATACTCGCCATCTCTGACAGCCGATAAAAAGAAACCACCGTTTTTCAAGGAAGATTGGGTTCGGCCCGATGGCCGAGGTTTCCACCAGTGCAGACCTGCAT TTTTCAGGACTGGTGCTGTGAATGCAGCATCTGGATCTGCATATGCTGAGTTTGGAAATACCAAGGTCATTGTATCTGT attTGGGCCAAGAGAGAGCAAGAAGGCAATGATGTACAGTGATATAGGGCGCTTGAATTGCAATGTGAGCTTTACAACGTTTGCAACTCCAGTACGAGGGCAG GGTTCAGACCACAAAGAGTACAGTGCGATGCTTAATAAAGCTCTGGAAGGTGCAATAATACTGGAAAGTTTCCCCAAGACAACTGTGGATGTTTTTGCATTGGTGCTAGAATCTAGCGGCA GTGATCTCCCAGTTGTCATATCCTGTGCTAGCCTTGCCCTGGCTGATGCTGGAATAATGATGTATGATCTTGTTGCCTCGGTTTCTGTG TCAAGTTTTAGTAAGAACCTTGTGATTGATCCTATTTTGGAGGAGGAAAACTGCCAAGATGGTAGCTTAACGATTACATGCATGCCCTCTCGCTATGAAATCACCCAACTCACCGTTACCGGGGAATGGTCTTCCCCGAAGATCAACGAG GGAATGCAGCTGTGCTTGGATGCTTGTGCAAAGCTAGCGAAGATTATGAGATCATGCTTGAAAGAAGCTGCTTCTGATTCCAGGGAGTAG
- the LOC108339434 gene encoding protein CNGC15b isoform X1 → MASDCSRFVRFQDDPELVKLPTANSGKGIRNNGTRLAEIRGKKGLTETRKFLKARVLSRVFSEDYERVRKKTLLDPRGQTIHRWNKIFLVVCLVSLFVDPLFFYLPLVRDEVCIDIGTALEVFLTMIRSMADVFYMIQILMKFRTAYVAPSSRVFGRGELVIGTTKIATRYLRKGFGLDFIAALPLPQVLIWIVIPNLGGSTMANTKNVLRFIIIFQYLPRLFLIFPLSSQIVKATGVVTETAWAGAVYNLVLYMLASHVLGASWYLLSIERQEACWRSVCDMEQSCQYGFFDCKRVEDSSRVSWFIASNITLLCSPKAKFYQFGIYGDAVASQVTTSSFFHKYFFCLWWGLRNLSSLGQGLLTSTFVGEIMFAIVVATLGLVLFALLIGNMQTYLQSTTVRLEEWRVRRTDTEQWMHHRQLPPELRQSVRKYNQYKWLATRGVDEEALLKGLPADLRRDIKRHLCLELVRRVPLFDQMDERMLDAICERLKPALCTENTYLVREGDPVNETLFIIRGHLDSYTTNGGRTGFFNSCRIGPGDFCGEELLTWALGPRPSFILPSSTRTVKAISEVEAFALIAEDLKFVASQFRRLHSKQLRHKFRFYSHQWRTWAACFIQAAWRRYKKRKEAAEVRDLSYYVESKSDSETVGLVAYGTRMTRKGSVHSDEVVNALQKPEEPDFSLGE, encoded by the exons ATGGCTTCTGATTGTTCAAGATTTGTAAG ATTTCAAGATGACCCTGAATTGGTAAAATTGCCGACTGCAAATAGTGGCAAGGGAATCAGGAACAATGGAACACGATTAGCTGAGATAAGGGGTAAAAAGGGTCTGACGGAAACAAGGAAGTTCTTGAAGGCTAGAGTATTGTCGAGAGTATTCTCAGAGGATTACGAGAGAGTTAGAAAAAAAACACTATTAGATCCCCGGGGACAAACCATTCACCGATGGAACAAAATTTTCTTGGTAGTATGTCTAGTTTCGTTGTTTGTGGACCCTCTGTTCTTTTATTTGCCACTAGTTCGAGATGAAGTGTGCATTGATATTGGAACAGCACTTGAAGTTTTCCTCACAATGATAAGATCAATGGCAGATGTGTTTTACATGATTCAGATTCTCATGAAGTTTCGAACAGCTTATGTTGCTCCTTCTTCTCGGGTATTTGGGAGGGGAGAACTTGTCATAGGCACTACCAAGATAGCTACTAGGTACCTGAGAAAGGGTTTTGGTCTAGACTTCATTGCTGCATTGCCTCTTCCTCAG GTGTTAATTTGGATTGTGATCCCCAATCTCGGAGGTTCAACCATGGCAAACACAAAGAATGTGCTTCGCTTTATCATCATTTTCCAATATTTACCAAGgttgtttctgatttttccACTTTCATCCCAAATTGTAAAAGCTACGGGAGTTGTGACAGAAACAGCATGGGCAGGGGCTGTTTACAACTTGGTTCTGTACATGTTGGCTAGCCAT GTTTTAGGAGCTAGCTGGTACCTTCTATCAATTGAAAGACAAGAAGCCTGCTGGAGGAGTGTCTGTGATATGGAGCAATCTTGCCAATATGGATTCTTTGACTGCAAAAGGGTTGAAGACTCCTCCAGGGTCTCCTGGTTTATTGCAAGTAATATCACACTTTTATGCTCGCCAAAGGCTAAGTTCTATCAGTTTGGTATATACGGTGATGCTGTGGCATCCCAAGTTACCACCTCATCATTCTTTCACAAGTACTTCTTTTGTCTTTGGTGGGGCCTAAGGAATCTAAG TTCATTGGGACAAGGTCTTCTTACCAGCACTTTTGTTGGAGAAATAATGTTTGCCATTGTTGTTGCAACCCTTGGACTGGTTCTTTTTGCATTGCTTATTGGCAATATGCAG ACATATCTCCAATCAACAACTGTTCGCTTGGAAGAGTGGAGGGTGAGGAGAACTGATACAGAACAATGGATGCATCACAGGCAGCTACCACCAGAACTTAGACAATCTGTGCGCAAATATAACCAATATAAATGGCTAGCCACACGAGGGGTAGACGAAGAAGCTCTTCTCAAAGGACTTCCTGCTGATCTTCGGAGAGACATCAAGCGCCACCTTTGTCTCGAACTAGTTCGACGA GTGCCATTGTTCGATCAAATGGACGAGAGAATGCTTGACGCAATATGCGAGAGGCTGAAGCCGGCGCTGTGCACGGAGAACACGTACCTAGTTCGCGAGGGCGATCCCGTGAACGAAACTCTCTTCATAATCAGGGGCCACCTCGATTCTTACACCACCAACGGAGGCCGCACCGGTTTCTTCAACTCGTGCCGCATCGGGCCCGGCGATTTCTGCGGCGAGGAGCTGCTGACATGGGCCCTGGGCCCACGGCCCAGCTTCATCCTGCCGTCCTCCACTCGAACCGTGAAGGCCATCTCCGAAGTGGAGGCCTTCGCCCTCATAGCGGAAGACCTAAAGTTCGTGGCGTCACAGTTCAGAAGACTACACAGCAAACAACTGAGACACAAGTTCAG GTTTTACTCGCACCAGTGGAGAACGTGGGCTGCGTGTTTCATACAAGCTGCATGGAGACGGTATAAGAAGCGAAAGGAAGCAGCAGAAGTGAGAGATTTGAGCTACTACGTTGAGTCGAAGAGTGACAGTGAGACAGTAGGGTTGGTTGCGTATGGTACGAGGATGACTAGGAAGGGTTCTGTGCATTCTGATGAAGTTGTCAACGCTTTGCAGAAGCCAGAAGAACCAGATTTTTCTCTTGGTGAGTGA
- the LOC108339434 gene encoding protein CNGC15c isoform X2, giving the protein MASDCSRFVRFQDDPELVKLPTANSGKGIRNNGTRLAEIRGKKGLTETRKFLKARVLSRVFSEDYERVRKKTLLDPRGQTIHRWNKIFLVVCLVSLFVDPLFFYLPLVRDEVCIDIGTALEVFLTMIRSMADVFYMIQILMKFRTAYVAPSSRVFGRGELVIGTTKIATRYLRKGFGLDFIAALPLPQVLIWIVIPNLGGSTMANTKNVLRFIIIFQYLPRLFLIFPLSSQIVKATGVVTETAWAGAVYNLVLYMLASHVLGASWYLLSIERQEACWRSVCDMEQSCQYGFFDCKRVEDSSRVSWFIASNITLLCSPKAKFYQFGIYGDAVASQVTTSSFFHKYFFCLWWGLRNLSSLGQGLLTSTFVGEIMFAIVVATLGLVLFALLIGNMQVPLFDQMDERMLDAICERLKPALCTENTYLVREGDPVNETLFIIRGHLDSYTTNGGRTGFFNSCRIGPGDFCGEELLTWALGPRPSFILPSSTRTVKAISEVEAFALIAEDLKFVASQFRRLHSKQLRHKFRFYSHQWRTWAACFIQAAWRRYKKRKEAAEVRDLSYYVESKSDSETVGLVAYGTRMTRKGSVHSDEVVNALQKPEEPDFSLGE; this is encoded by the exons ATGGCTTCTGATTGTTCAAGATTTGTAAG ATTTCAAGATGACCCTGAATTGGTAAAATTGCCGACTGCAAATAGTGGCAAGGGAATCAGGAACAATGGAACACGATTAGCTGAGATAAGGGGTAAAAAGGGTCTGACGGAAACAAGGAAGTTCTTGAAGGCTAGAGTATTGTCGAGAGTATTCTCAGAGGATTACGAGAGAGTTAGAAAAAAAACACTATTAGATCCCCGGGGACAAACCATTCACCGATGGAACAAAATTTTCTTGGTAGTATGTCTAGTTTCGTTGTTTGTGGACCCTCTGTTCTTTTATTTGCCACTAGTTCGAGATGAAGTGTGCATTGATATTGGAACAGCACTTGAAGTTTTCCTCACAATGATAAGATCAATGGCAGATGTGTTTTACATGATTCAGATTCTCATGAAGTTTCGAACAGCTTATGTTGCTCCTTCTTCTCGGGTATTTGGGAGGGGAGAACTTGTCATAGGCACTACCAAGATAGCTACTAGGTACCTGAGAAAGGGTTTTGGTCTAGACTTCATTGCTGCATTGCCTCTTCCTCAG GTGTTAATTTGGATTGTGATCCCCAATCTCGGAGGTTCAACCATGGCAAACACAAAGAATGTGCTTCGCTTTATCATCATTTTCCAATATTTACCAAGgttgtttctgatttttccACTTTCATCCCAAATTGTAAAAGCTACGGGAGTTGTGACAGAAACAGCATGGGCAGGGGCTGTTTACAACTTGGTTCTGTACATGTTGGCTAGCCAT GTTTTAGGAGCTAGCTGGTACCTTCTATCAATTGAAAGACAAGAAGCCTGCTGGAGGAGTGTCTGTGATATGGAGCAATCTTGCCAATATGGATTCTTTGACTGCAAAAGGGTTGAAGACTCCTCCAGGGTCTCCTGGTTTATTGCAAGTAATATCACACTTTTATGCTCGCCAAAGGCTAAGTTCTATCAGTTTGGTATATACGGTGATGCTGTGGCATCCCAAGTTACCACCTCATCATTCTTTCACAAGTACTTCTTTTGTCTTTGGTGGGGCCTAAGGAATCTAAG TTCATTGGGACAAGGTCTTCTTACCAGCACTTTTGTTGGAGAAATAATGTTTGCCATTGTTGTTGCAACCCTTGGACTGGTTCTTTTTGCATTGCTTATTGGCAATATGCAG GTGCCATTGTTCGATCAAATGGACGAGAGAATGCTTGACGCAATATGCGAGAGGCTGAAGCCGGCGCTGTGCACGGAGAACACGTACCTAGTTCGCGAGGGCGATCCCGTGAACGAAACTCTCTTCATAATCAGGGGCCACCTCGATTCTTACACCACCAACGGAGGCCGCACCGGTTTCTTCAACTCGTGCCGCATCGGGCCCGGCGATTTCTGCGGCGAGGAGCTGCTGACATGGGCCCTGGGCCCACGGCCCAGCTTCATCCTGCCGTCCTCCACTCGAACCGTGAAGGCCATCTCCGAAGTGGAGGCCTTCGCCCTCATAGCGGAAGACCTAAAGTTCGTGGCGTCACAGTTCAGAAGACTACACAGCAAACAACTGAGACACAAGTTCAG GTTTTACTCGCACCAGTGGAGAACGTGGGCTGCGTGTTTCATACAAGCTGCATGGAGACGGTATAAGAAGCGAAAGGAAGCAGCAGAAGTGAGAGATTTGAGCTACTACGTTGAGTCGAAGAGTGACAGTGAGACAGTAGGGTTGGTTGCGTATGGTACGAGGATGACTAGGAAGGGTTCTGTGCATTCTGATGAAGTTGTCAACGCTTTGCAGAAGCCAGAAGAACCAGATTTTTCTCTTGGTGAGTGA
- the LOC108340666 gene encoding senescence-specific cysteine protease SAG39, with protein sequence MAFKTLFHSTLVLLFFAFAFCVLEANARTLQDASMREMHEQWMITHGKLYLDSYEKEQKYQVFKENVQRIESFNNAGNKPYKLGINQFADLTNEEFKARNRFKGHMCSKITRTPSFKYEHVTAVPTSLDWRQKGAVTPIKNQGQCGSCWAFSAVAATEGITKLTTGKLISLSEQELIDCDTKGEDEGCEGGLMDDAFKFILQNKGLTTEAAYPYEGIDGICNAKAESSHPATIKGYEDVPANSESALLKAVANQPVSVAIDASGYEFQFYSSGVFNGSCDTNLDHGVTAVGYGVSDDGTKYWLVKNSWGVKWGEKGYIRMQRDVPSKEGLCGIAMLASYPTA encoded by the exons ATGGCCTTCAAAACACTGTTCCATAGCACTTTGGTTTTGCTGTTTTTTGCTTTTGCATTTTGTGTTTTGGAGGCCAATGCTCGCACTCTCCAAGATGCCTCAATGCGTGAAATGCACGAACAGTGGATGATTACACATGGAAAACTTTACTTGGACTCTTACGAGAAAGAGCAGAAATACCAAGTATTCAAGGAAAACGTGCAACGCATTGAGTCATTTAACAATGCTGGAAACAAGCCTTACAAGCTTGGCATAAACCAATTTGCTGATCTCACAAATGAGGAATTCAAAGCCAGAAATAGATTCAAGGGTCATATGTGTTCTAAGATAACAAGAACACCCTCTTTTAAGTATGAACATGTGACAGCAGTGCCAACTTCATTGGATTGGAGACAGAAAGGAGCTGTTACACCCATTAAGAACCAAGGACAATGTG GATCTTGTTGGGCATTTTCTGCTGTTGCAGCAACAGAAGGAATCACCAAGCTGACCACGGGCAAACTGATCTCTTTATCAGAACAAGAACTTATTGACTGTGACACAAAGGGTGAGGACGAAGGATGTGAAGGAGGTTTAATGGACGATGCCTTCAAATTCATCCTGCAAAACAAAGGACTTACCACAGAAGCTGCATACCCTTATGAGGGAATTGATGGAATCTGTAATGCAAAAGCAGAAAGCAGCCACCCAGCTACCATAAAGGGGTACGAGGATGTGCCTGCCAACAGTGAGAGTGCATTGCTGAAAGCTGTTGCTAATCAACCAGTTTCAGTAGCTATTGATGCCAGTGGATATGAGTTTCAGTTTTATTCAAGTGGTGTGTTCAATGGATCATGTGACACTAACTTGGATCATGGTGTGACTGCTGTGGGATATGGAGTGAGTGATGATGGAACTAAGTATTGGTTGGTGAAGAATTCATGGGGAGTGAAGTGGGGAGAAAAAGGATACATTCGAATGCAAAGGGATGTTCCTTCTAAAGAAGGCTTGTGTGGCATAGCAATGCTAGCTTCTTACCCAACTGCATAA